A single window of Granulicella mallensis MP5ACTX8 DNA harbors:
- a CDS encoding alpha/beta hydrolase: MRRIFTMIAGTAIITYALACAALFEFQRSLLYYPQPRSKSEGSTLLTLPVGAATVHVSTHPHAGTAALLYFGGNAEDVSRDVPDLVEAFPDRAIYALHYPGYGGSSGSPSEQAIFAESLALFDRVYAEHQDIVVIGRSLGTGAAVWVANQRPVARLVLVTPFDSLGDVAAAQYPFFPVRWLLRDKFESWRYAPQVTAPTRIVVAGADELVPRSSSDRLRTRFHKGVSSYVVVPRVGHNNIQDSAEYWPLLKGD, translated from the coding sequence ATGCGACGGATATTCACCATGATCGCAGGAACGGCGATCATCACGTATGCGCTGGCCTGCGCGGCTCTGTTCGAGTTTCAGCGCTCGCTGCTCTATTACCCGCAACCAAGATCCAAATCCGAAGGCAGTACGCTCCTGACTCTTCCGGTAGGAGCCGCGACGGTGCATGTGTCTACACATCCGCATGCTGGTACGGCCGCGCTCCTCTATTTCGGGGGAAATGCGGAGGATGTTTCGCGGGATGTTCCGGACCTTGTCGAGGCGTTTCCTGACAGAGCGATCTATGCCCTTCACTACCCCGGCTATGGCGGAAGCTCGGGCAGTCCGTCAGAGCAGGCGATCTTCGCCGAGTCGCTGGCGCTCTTTGATCGAGTGTATGCGGAACATCAAGACATCGTAGTGATTGGGCGAAGTCTTGGAACCGGCGCAGCCGTCTGGGTGGCCAATCAACGGCCAGTGGCGCGCCTTGTTCTGGTCACACCCTTTGATAGTCTTGGGGACGTCGCAGCCGCTCAGTATCCCTTTTTCCCTGTACGCTGGCTGCTGCGCGACAAGTTTGAATCGTGGAGATACGCACCTCAGGTAACAGCTCCAACCCGAATCGTTGTTGCAGGGGCCGATGAGCTCGTTCCACGCTCGAGCTCGGATCGCCTGCGCACACGCTTCCACAAGGGCGTCAGTTCCTACGTTGTTGTGCCCAGGGTTGGGCACAACAACATCCAGGACAGCGCAGAATATTGGCCTCTTCTAAAGGGTGATTAG
- a CDS encoding LysR substrate-binding domain-containing protein has product MELKHLTSFVAVADRLSFVHAAKQLHISQPALTGQIQKLEEGLGVQLLVRDRRTVKLTEVGKIFLVEARATLTRARQAVECVQRAARGEVRRLKIGFVSSVALEIVPSIVSEFRKQHPEVTLDLTNLRTVSQVKGLLGENIDIGFLRLPLAHDQLNIKVIHREKFAVILPKGHRLSKEKRLCLAQLQDEPFIAYGRRWAPGFFDSIIQMCTREGFRPNIVQETGEMYTAIALVKAGVGIAILPQSVVLAQSKNIVMKLLPKSSGCSEIALATRAGEDSSLVLSFIALAGKMCKTIS; this is encoded by the coding sequence TTGGAGCTAAAGCATCTAACGTCTTTTGTCGCCGTGGCGGACCGATTGAGCTTCGTGCACGCCGCCAAGCAGCTTCACATCTCTCAACCGGCACTGACTGGCCAGATCCAGAAATTGGAGGAAGGTCTCGGCGTCCAATTGCTGGTGCGCGACCGGCGCACTGTCAAACTCACAGAGGTCGGCAAGATTTTTCTTGTAGAGGCCAGAGCCACTTTGACTCGAGCCAGGCAAGCTGTGGAATGTGTACAGAGGGCAGCTCGCGGCGAAGTAAGAAGGCTAAAAATTGGCTTTGTTTCCTCCGTAGCTCTCGAAATTGTTCCCAGCATCGTAAGCGAGTTCAGAAAACAACATCCTGAAGTAACACTTGACCTGACAAATCTGCGAACCGTAAGCCAGGTTAAAGGGCTGCTTGGGGAAAACATCGATATTGGGTTTCTACGATTACCCCTTGCCCATGACCAGTTGAATATCAAGGTCATCCATCGGGAAAAATTTGCGGTGATCCTGCCCAAGGGGCATCGATTGTCGAAGGAAAAACGCCTTTGTCTTGCTCAGTTGCAGGACGAGCCGTTTATCGCTTATGGGCGCCGCTGGGCACCCGGTTTCTTTGATTCGATTATTCAGATGTGCACCCGCGAAGGTTTTCGCCCGAACATCGTTCAGGAAACAGGCGAGATGTATACCGCCATTGCGCTAGTTAAGGCAGGCGTTGGCATCGCAATCCTTCCACAATCCGTGGTCCTGGCTCAGTCGAAAAATATCGTAATGAAGCTATTGCCGAAATCAAGCGGATGTTCCGAGATTGCTCTTGCGACTAGAGCCGGCGAAGACTCCTCCCTCGTTCTCTCCTTCATCGCCCTTGCCGGCAAGATGTGCAAGACCATTAGCTAA
- a CDS encoding cupin domain-containing protein → MKLVEAEKEQSVSRRSFLGTAAATVGAGTLMAPYMFGQSATEKSTGETGSEVVNKTASSGNRTSSSPHITSLSGKKPYFVDDFGSQTRIDANDLPRMNRLSIRRVLLAPKGVREPHWHANAHELGYCLRGEHLVTIASNGEARNSFAISSGEMFFVPSGSLHHIENIGNVEGEIILGFSHEKPEDFALSGTFGHFSDAVLGNSFGLPASDFAHLKRTQQDTGIGHRATSALIELQDKETNPYKYSIEAALPQRNSEAGTARTAQYKLWPALQNIAMFSVDLTDQGMRELHWHPDTAEMGYITHGKGRMTIVNPDGSADTFEMHQGDVYFIPRAYPHHFEDTGDSDLKLLVFFDQAAPGDIGVRTSLGCYSRDVLAATFKVDPSALPQFPFATEDPLLVPRVNPVDPWSKS, encoded by the coding sequence ATGAAACTGGTAGAAGCAGAAAAAGAGCAATCCGTAAGCCGCCGTTCATTTCTTGGAACCGCAGCCGCAACCGTGGGCGCTGGAACCCTGATGGCGCCTTATATGTTCGGACAAAGTGCGACGGAAAAGAGCACGGGTGAAACCGGCTCTGAAGTGGTCAACAAGACAGCGTCTTCAGGCAATCGAACCTCCAGTTCCCCTCATATCACTTCGCTCAGCGGGAAAAAACCGTATTTCGTTGATGACTTTGGCAGCCAGACCCGTATCGACGCGAATGATCTTCCCAGAATGAACCGACTCTCGATTCGCCGTGTGCTTCTCGCTCCAAAAGGTGTTCGAGAACCACATTGGCATGCCAATGCCCACGAGCTCGGATATTGCCTGAGAGGCGAGCATCTGGTTACGATTGCGAGCAATGGAGAGGCCAGAAACAGCTTCGCCATCTCAAGCGGCGAGATGTTCTTTGTGCCTTCAGGATCACTCCACCATATTGAAAACATTGGCAATGTAGAAGGTGAAATCATCCTTGGTTTTTCGCATGAAAAACCAGAGGACTTCGCTCTTTCCGGCACCTTCGGCCATTTCAGTGATGCTGTTCTCGGCAATAGCTTCGGATTGCCGGCCTCTGATTTCGCCCATTTGAAAAGGACGCAGCAGGATACTGGAATAGGGCATCGGGCGACGTCGGCCTTGATCGAACTCCAGGACAAGGAGACCAATCCTTACAAGTACTCGATCGAAGCGGCATTGCCACAGAGAAACTCCGAAGCCGGTACAGCCCGCACGGCTCAGTACAAGCTTTGGCCGGCACTGCAGAACATTGCAATGTTCTCCGTGGACCTGACTGATCAGGGAATGCGCGAATTGCATTGGCATCCCGACACGGCAGAGATGGGATACATCACCCACGGAAAAGGCCGGATGACCATCGTCAACCCGGATGGATCGGCCGACACCTTTGAGATGCATCAAGGCGATGTCTACTTCATACCGCGGGCATATCCGCACCACTTTGAAGACACCGGCGACAGTGATCTCAAGCTGCTCGTCTTCTTCGATCAGGCTGCACCTGGAGACATCGGCGTAAGAACATCCCTCGGATGCTATTCCCGCGATGTGCTGGCTGCGACCTTCAAAGTTGACCCCTCAGCTCTTCCTCAATTCCCTTTTGCGACCGAAGACCCGCTTCTCGTGCCCCGAGTCAATCCTGTTGATCCATGGAGCAAGTCGTAG
- a CDS encoding tetratricopeptide repeat protein codes for MYSRHSLSLWFAQRPRRNFLILSALLVLALYWHAFSAPFVYDDLDQIVNNPNLQPWSSFVHRFFFHPVSLNTSYLGYGGSTYRPLFWLSLFLDRTVWGLSAPAFHATNILLHFLNGNLVFALFRRLKLPVSTAAAVALLWLSLPINTEVVAWVSGRSYVLCTFFILLCLLSAITHLERPQPRWAILCSLTAACAVLSHESGIVILPILLVLVFVTRLKWSKGLFLTIGTVTAAVVAVEALRIGVGVKSFSAFASIKWIGLALWEYVSLTVLPVHMSVERSTTLSLSQPHLWSYVGLLGFGLALGYALFRRKEQPVLLDGLGWFAIGVAPFCILLNYQGLAERFAYFAAIGMVAAIVAVCMDVRQPQVRRTLAVCLALWSLWNLCRTSIRVADWSDEVRLYRSSLAATPQSPSVHFNLAYSLRERGQLQEAIAEYQRTVEIDKTFPKGYAGLGDAYLRMNAYAQAQAAYQKALAQDPNDAAVLLNVGAAYQGAGALPEADATWQRVLQIDPKSSAAHVNLGVLYVAENRQSDAMHQFAIAIDMKSNDIVPYYDLGALFQQAGRGDLAMPLYTKVLELKPGDEDTLRNIRLLQQGH; via the coding sequence ATGTATTCAAGGCACTCTCTCTCCCTGTGGTTCGCTCAGCGGCCACGGCGTAATTTTCTGATCCTTTCGGCGCTGCTGGTATTGGCGCTCTACTGGCATGCGTTCAGTGCGCCGTTTGTCTATGACGACCTCGATCAGATCGTAAACAATCCGAATCTTCAACCCTGGAGCAGTTTTGTTCACCGCTTTTTCTTCCATCCGGTGTCGTTGAACACCTCGTACCTGGGATATGGAGGATCTACCTACAGGCCGTTATTCTGGCTTTCATTGTTCCTGGATCGTACGGTTTGGGGCCTTAGTGCTCCTGCATTCCATGCAACGAATATACTGCTTCACTTCTTGAACGGGAATCTTGTTTTCGCGTTGTTTCGCAGGTTGAAGCTGCCCGTTTCGACGGCTGCCGCGGTCGCCCTGTTGTGGCTTTCGTTGCCGATCAATACAGAGGTAGTCGCATGGGTGAGCGGACGGTCTTATGTGCTTTGCACGTTTTTCATCCTGCTTTGCCTGCTCTCAGCGATCACTCATCTGGAACGGCCTCAGCCCCGATGGGCCATCCTATGCTCGCTCACGGCTGCCTGCGCCGTACTTTCTCATGAGTCGGGAATCGTCATTCTTCCCATCTTGCTGGTGCTGGTCTTCGTCACACGCCTGAAATGGTCGAAAGGACTGTTTCTAACGATTGGCACTGTCACCGCGGCCGTGGTGGCCGTCGAAGCCCTCCGCATTGGAGTCGGGGTAAAGTCCTTCTCGGCGTTCGCCTCGATCAAGTGGATAGGCCTGGCCCTGTGGGAGTACGTGTCCCTCACCGTCCTCCCCGTGCACATGAGCGTGGAACGTTCCACCACGCTCTCGTTGAGCCAGCCTCATCTCTGGTCTTATGTGGGACTCCTTGGGTTTGGACTCGCCCTGGGCTATGCGCTTTTTCGACGCAAGGAACAGCCTGTTCTGCTCGACGGTTTGGGCTGGTTCGCAATCGGGGTGGCCCCCTTTTGCATACTGCTCAACTATCAGGGCCTCGCGGAGCGCTTTGCCTACTTTGCCGCCATCGGTATGGTCGCCGCCATTGTTGCCGTCTGCATGGATGTGCGTCAGCCGCAGGTGAGAAGGACTTTGGCCGTTTGCCTGGCGCTCTGGTCTCTTTGGAATCTTTGCCGAACTTCCATACGGGTGGCCGATTGGTCCGACGAGGTTCGCCTGTATCGCAGCTCGCTTGCTGCGACTCCGCAGAGTCCATCGGTTCATTTCAACCTTGCCTATTCCCTGAGGGAGAGAGGGCAGTTGCAGGAGGCCATCGCGGAGTATCAACGGACCGTTGAAATCGACAAAACATTTCCGAAGGGATACGCCGGCCTGGGCGATGCGTATCTCCGGATGAATGCTTATGCCCAGGCACAAGCGGCCTACCAGAAGGCGCTCGCACAAGACCCGAACGACGCAGCCGTTTTGCTGAACGTTGGAGCGGCCTATCAGGGTGCCGGGGCATTGCCTGAGGCGGATGCAACGTGGCAGCGCGTCCTCCAGATCGATCCCAAAAGCAGTGCCGCACACGTGAATCTTGGCGTGCTGTACGTCGCAGAGAACAGACAGAGCGATGCCATGCACCAGTTCGCGATAGCAATCGACATGAAGAGCAACGACATCGTTCCTTACTATGACCTGGGAGCGCTCTTTCAACAGGCTGGACGAGGAGATCTGGCCATGCCTCTTTACACAAAAGTCCTGGAGTTGAAACCCGGGGATGAAGATACGCTCAGAAACATCCGCTTATTGCAGCAAGGCCACTGA
- a CDS encoding carboxypeptidase-like regulatory domain-containing protein — MAQSSQAPAGPTTVSGQVINAVSGQPVSRALVRLADRSMLTNYEGRFQFEQVTQDGVLLVTKPGFAMNPDSFSPANVILSKLSGQLTLRLYPEAIITVHVSEPDGDPLQGIFITSQRYLFDGSRRWVTVGGGLTDTHGDARLPLSAGEYRLVTRYLAPNADRDEAILPLVVPEQTSSSTLQSVHLHSGQEMHFDLHPQLSRTYPVDVTVKGAALRSDPAIMVTSSIGARISVSPRKDAGSGVQRIDLPNGSYTLSARSGEQGVVEMAETSVSVANQGLSGVTLNLQPAPIIPIELTIDPASTSDNSASSPPNVNQLGLFLENQQQDFDSGNANATLITRRDGGSAFTVPFGTYRLRSRSAGQWYVKSATYGSSDLLQENLVATSGGSGVPIRLIVSNQAGSVQGTTSLGGKAAAGSIYLVSLTPGLTSMISLRSRDDGSFSSSRIPPGSYRALALEQPRQIDFTDPTLAAPFTSWMQNITVGTGVASNLNLDEVPVEDLFP, encoded by the coding sequence TTGGCGCAATCCAGTCAGGCGCCTGCTGGTCCCACGACGGTCTCCGGTCAGGTCATCAACGCGGTGAGTGGGCAGCCTGTCTCGCGCGCCCTCGTACGGCTCGCCGATCGTTCCATGCTGACCAACTACGAAGGCCGGTTTCAGTTTGAGCAGGTGACGCAGGATGGCGTGCTTCTTGTGACGAAACCGGGCTTCGCCATGAACCCTGATTCGTTCAGCCCTGCCAATGTCATTCTGAGCAAGCTCTCCGGGCAGCTCACACTCCGTCTCTACCCGGAGGCCATCATTACCGTGCATGTCTCCGAGCCGGATGGCGATCCCTTGCAGGGTATCTTTATCACCTCCCAGCGCTACCTCTTCGATGGTTCGCGCCGTTGGGTTACCGTAGGAGGAGGTTTGACGGACACCCATGGCGATGCCCGGCTTCCCCTTTCAGCCGGCGAATACCGGCTCGTCACACGCTATCTTGCCCCGAATGCAGATCGCGATGAAGCTATTTTGCCTCTCGTAGTTCCAGAGCAAACCTCAAGCAGCACCTTGCAATCGGTGCATCTTCATAGTGGTCAGGAGATGCACTTCGATCTGCACCCCCAGCTAAGCCGAACCTACCCCGTCGACGTTACGGTCAAGGGGGCCGCACTTCGATCCGACCCCGCGATCATGGTGACTTCCAGCATCGGCGCCCGCATCTCCGTCTCTCCCCGGAAAGACGCTGGCAGCGGTGTCCAGCGCATCGATCTCCCCAACGGCTCCTATACCCTGTCGGCTCGAAGCGGAGAACAAGGGGTGGTAGAGATGGCTGAAACCAGCGTTTCCGTCGCGAACCAGGGTCTTTCGGGAGTGACCCTCAATCTTCAGCCAGCGCCCATAATCCCTATAGAGCTGACGATCGATCCGGCATCTACCTCCGATAACTCCGCAAGCTCCCCTCCAAACGTGAATCAGCTGGGGCTTTTCCTGGAAAACCAGCAGCAGGATTTCGACAGCGGGAACGCAAATGCCACTCTTATAACCCGTCGTGACGGTGGTTCTGCTTTCACAGTTCCCTTCGGCACCTATCGTCTCCGCTCAAGGAGTGCAGGCCAGTGGTACGTTAAATCCGCTACGTATGGCAGCTCCGACCTGCTGCAGGAGAATCTCGTTGCCACTTCCGGAGGGAGCGGTGTTCCGATCCGTCTCATAGTCTCCAACCAGGCCGGATCGGTGCAAGGAACGACCTCTCTCGGGGGCAAAGCTGCCGCCGGCTCTATCTACCTGGTCAGTCTTACTCCAGGCCTGACCTCCATGATCAGCCTGCGCAGCCGTGATGATGGAAGCTTTAGCAGTTCGAGGATTCCGCCGGGCTCTTACCGAGCGCTTGCGCTGGAACAGCCCAGGCAGATCGACTTTACGGATCCAACCCTTGCCGCCCCTTTCACCTCGTGGATGCAGAACATCACTGTCGGAACCGGTGTCGCCAGCAATCTTAATCTTGACGAAGTGCCTGTCGAGGACCTCTTCCCATGA
- a CDS encoding carboxypeptidase-like regulatory domain-containing protein: MRLLFSTASLLLTLTFGGCWSCLAQSQDLKAIKTSKAPAFHITGTVVNSVTQSPVPRCRMTAMLTNAPQGPTSDSFETDESGRFDVPVASAGAWRLTAHARGYIVQALDEHEGFSSAIVLTAENPTLDVLFPLSPNSSIFGAVLDEANEPVRQARVTLQSVAPRDNDNGQPTPAVRGQALTDDRGHYELPNLSPGDYRVEVQANPWYATAAQSSSNQSANADPSLDVIYQPTWFPGATDPASAATITLHGGESSEADFHLLPIAGIHLHLSTPAAVVSTSEGQPPLRFPQITPITSAGGALGSVPSMLSTVQGQVDTGGLAPGLYKVSWPDSGGHSTLIQITANSPRSMDLSSGAAGVHVSLKVDGAAVIGAEQITFIDVNNPENVFPASGAASPGRAGRRGNLQARGQSSDLSVDLLPGRYSVHLAGSPDTYLTSLSATGAEVVGRTVTVHGDASLTLHVTSGRSVVSGFAHYQGKPSVGAEVLLIPATFGEPESITTVRRDQTNTDGSYQLPEIIPGQYILIAIDHGWQVNWNDPATLRGYLLHGVPLDLKSGANIKQEIAAQAP, encoded by the coding sequence ATGAGACTCCTCTTCTCGACGGCTTCCCTTCTTCTCACCCTGACCTTTGGCGGCTGCTGGAGCTGCCTGGCGCAGTCTCAGGATCTGAAGGCCATCAAAACATCCAAGGCTCCTGCCTTCCACATCACCGGAACAGTGGTCAACAGCGTAACGCAGTCTCCTGTTCCCCGCTGCCGCATGACGGCTATGCTCACCAATGCTCCTCAGGGACCAACGTCCGACAGCTTCGAGACCGACGAGAGTGGCCGCTTCGATGTCCCTGTTGCTTCCGCCGGCGCGTGGAGGCTGACCGCCCATGCTCGCGGATACATCGTTCAGGCCCTGGATGAACACGAGGGATTCTCCTCCGCGATTGTGCTTACCGCGGAGAATCCTACCTTGGACGTGCTCTTCCCTCTGTCGCCCAACTCTTCGATCTTCGGCGCCGTGCTCGATGAAGCCAATGAGCCTGTTCGCCAGGCCCGCGTCACCCTTCAGTCTGTCGCGCCTCGCGATAACGACAACGGGCAGCCAACCCCCGCTGTGCGGGGCCAGGCTCTCACGGACGATCGTGGGCACTATGAATTGCCCAACCTGTCCCCTGGAGACTATCGCGTCGAAGTACAGGCTAACCCCTGGTATGCTACGGCGGCTCAATCCTCCAGCAACCAATCCGCAAACGCTGACCCGTCTCTGGACGTGATCTATCAGCCAACATGGTTTCCCGGCGCGACAGATCCAGCCTCTGCCGCAACGATTACGCTGCACGGCGGCGAATCGAGCGAGGCCGACTTCCACCTGCTGCCTATAGCGGGAATCCATCTTCACCTTTCGACGCCTGCTGCTGTCGTGTCCACTTCTGAGGGACAACCTCCTCTTCGCTTTCCGCAGATTACCCCTATTACTTCGGCGGGGGGTGCCTTGGGATCAGTGCCTTCCATGCTCTCCACCGTTCAGGGCCAGGTCGATACGGGAGGCCTGGCCCCTGGCCTGTACAAGGTGAGCTGGCCCGACTCCGGCGGACATAGCACGCTCATCCAGATCACAGCCAATTCACCCCGTTCGATGGATCTGAGTTCAGGCGCGGCCGGCGTTCACGTCTCTCTCAAGGTCGATGGGGCTGCGGTGATCGGCGCGGAACAGATTACCTTTATCGACGTCAACAACCCGGAGAACGTCTTCCCCGCCTCCGGTGCTGCGTCTCCCGGCCGTGCAGGAAGACGGGGGAATCTCCAGGCGCGTGGACAGAGTTCTGACCTCAGCGTCGATCTTCTGCCCGGTCGTTATAGCGTCCACCTTGCCGGCAGTCCGGACACGTACCTCACAAGCCTCTCTGCAACAGGGGCCGAGGTCGTCGGCCGTACCGTCACCGTGCATGGAGACGCTTCCCTCACCTTGCATGTGACGAGCGGACGGTCCGTGGTCTCCGGCTTCGCCCACTATCAGGGCAAGCCGTCGGTGGGAGCTGAGGTCCTGCTTATTCCCGCGACCTTTGGAGAGCCGGAGAGCATCACAACGGTTCGTCGCGATCAGACCAACACGGATGGCAGCTACCAACTCCCGGAGATCATTCCAGGCCAGTACATTCTCATCGCCATCGATCACGGCTGGCAGGTGAACTGGAACGACCCGGCAACGCTGCGCGGATACCTGCTCCACGGCGTGCCGCTCGATCTCAAGTCAGGCGCGAATATAAAACAAGAGATCGCAGCCCAGGCTCCTTAG
- a CDS encoding tetratricopeptide repeat protein: MSISGISGPPEMMGTPEPFTGPSPADTAFWDALKGVGKSYTDEDVQRLDKFINDYPNYGAARYWRANIVACEVKPSNLARAKSDLQVGISVKDDTVSMSERKEMLSLLAKIVASEGDSSGALDLLEQAMRLDLSVSNDIFNTQGVVPERTSGFCTWNLTDINALIAAAPKDWRPRVLLGSYYEFFTTFNESYYSQAEASFQKALMVDGRTPVVPYLQGELKVHSAFWTKKAWASDAARNEIYRASIPLFAKAILLDPNFEQAYAARAEAYLELKQDTLAVKDFDKVLSLKPDDYTALADRGMAQSDLGKYYLAITDFGDAIRAHPKGDIYVPTLYSNRADAYVKVRDYRRAIDDYSSAIELKLENQVILLSLAQFRGLYPEYASVSDDVLVQKLKLRFAPSWETVAFKKQLQGNGKYSITFLLSDLYEARGDTYLKSGDYRRGILDFQLIYGGFPERVDSTERWRAIGTFGHGDNYYLDVKSSDVLTESSPRIWVKRMGAKQSEVMALELNCQSRRLRQDSSISYDSNNNTIGQSEGSGWSDVTPDTLGEQLWDGVCKSKP, from the coding sequence ATGTCGATTTCGGGAATTTCGGGCCCACCAGAGATGATGGGAACACCTGAGCCATTCACAGGACCGTCACCCGCTGATACTGCATTTTGGGATGCGCTCAAAGGAGTCGGGAAGAGCTACACAGATGAAGATGTCCAACGGCTCGACAAATTCATCAACGACTATCCCAACTATGGGGCGGCGCGTTATTGGCGGGCAAACATCGTGGCCTGCGAGGTCAAGCCATCCAATCTTGCCAGAGCTAAGTCCGATCTCCAAGTCGGTATTTCAGTGAAAGACGATACCGTCTCGATGTCCGAACGCAAGGAGATGCTTTCTCTTCTCGCTAAGATTGTTGCTTCGGAAGGAGATTCCTCTGGCGCTCTGGATCTTCTTGAGCAGGCTATGAGGTTAGACCTCAGCGTGTCGAACGATATCTTTAACACTCAAGGTGTTGTCCCGGAGAGAACATCAGGTTTCTGTACATGGAATCTGACTGACATCAATGCTCTCATTGCGGCGGCTCCAAAGGACTGGCGGCCACGCGTACTGCTGGGTTCCTATTACGAATTCTTCACAACCTTCAACGAAAGCTATTATTCGCAAGCGGAGGCATCATTCCAAAAGGCATTGATGGTTGACGGTAGAACGCCAGTGGTTCCGTATTTGCAGGGCGAGCTAAAGGTACATTCTGCATTCTGGACAAAGAAAGCGTGGGCTTCTGATGCTGCCCGCAACGAGATTTACAGGGCGTCTATACCACTATTCGCTAAGGCCATTCTGCTCGATCCCAATTTTGAGCAAGCGTATGCAGCAAGGGCAGAGGCGTACCTCGAACTGAAGCAGGACACCTTAGCAGTCAAGGATTTTGATAAAGTACTTTCGTTAAAGCCCGACGATTACACCGCCCTTGCTGATCGAGGGATGGCACAATCGGATTTGGGTAAGTATTACCTGGCTATCACAGACTTCGGTGACGCGATACGAGCGCATCCGAAGGGTGACATTTATGTGCCTACGCTCTATTCGAATCGGGCCGACGCTTATGTCAAAGTGCGAGACTATCGGCGTGCCATCGACGATTACAGCTCAGCCATAGAATTGAAGCTTGAAAATCAGGTCATACTCCTGAGCCTTGCTCAATTTCGGGGGCTATACCCGGAATACGCCTCCGTATCAGACGACGTTCTCGTGCAAAAGCTCAAGCTGAGGTTTGCACCAAGCTGGGAAACCGTAGCATTTAAAAAGCAATTGCAAGGTAACGGAAAATACTCAATCACATTCTTGCTCAGTGATTTATACGAAGCTCGGGGAGACACTTATCTGAAGAGTGGTGACTACAGGCGCGGCATCCTTGATTTTCAGCTAATTTACGGGGGCTTTCCGGAGCGAGTAGATTCCACCGAGAGATGGCGTGCAATAGGAACGTTCGGTCACGGGGATAACTATTATCTCGATGTCAAAAGTTCAGATGTGCTGACTGAGTCTTCACCGCGAATATGGGTGAAGAGGATGGGAGCCAAACAGTCTGAGGTTATGGCACTCGAATTGAATTGCCAATCGCGCAGACTGAGGCAAGATTCGAGCATTTCGTATGACTCGAACAACAATACAATCGGGCAGTCAGAAGGGAGTGGTTGGAGCGATGTGACTCCAGACACCCTGGGCGAGCAACTCTGGGACGGAGTTTGCAAAAGCAAACCATGA
- a CDS encoding HNH endonuclease yields MFLCQHCLPRPIPAEEVHHEIPVNTDPSRRLDLTNLNSLCKTCHSRITAMQHPLRKVCL; encoded by the coding sequence ATGTTCCTGTGTCAGCATTGCCTGCCTAGACCGATCCCGGCTGAAGAGGTCCATCACGAGATCCCCGTCAATACCGATCCATCCCGCCGTCTCGACCTAACGAATCTCAATTCACTCTGCAAGACATGCCACTCACGCATTACTGCGATGCAGCACCCACTGAGGAAAGTTTGTCTATGA